A stretch of Brassica napus cultivar Da-Ae chromosome C6, Da-Ae, whole genome shotgun sequence DNA encodes these proteins:
- the LOC106404377 gene encoding probable serine/threonine protein kinase IRE3, whose protein sequence is MEFKKLRRLFSSSKKVDSANNSPSESDNRKRRSIRILGFAAVLIEFAKKHCKRASSPNQVHSSVPSRSYLSFSCFNGKKQRAETSTLVASSLGLNRIKTRSLRATLEACFSFRNDEATPVVVRSDYLPELNTHQDSDTSNVSPSDSGTPENPKELEPPRYQALLNMTSAPRKCFSGDNKSFSHELNAEGVRPFPLKKPHRSNSWEEVLNHIKAKFNEAKEEVNVDLKFFSEDLLGISTENARNNHELKVITGALMILTLKCTIASSGEFWLHCERIVRELDDKRQELPPGVPKQLHTRLLFILTRCTRLLQFRKEGWRQEEDFVQLSQSRLLSSPYNETSWNRLPSIGSKGVKEAAVSIICRICEEDVPTTHVEDHSKICELADRYDHKGVSVDARLERVALTLINIKNFRLSGRVPRGPDDMLDCFGPKSDQGMTTTSSASSMTPRSPRPNPFELLGGKVTFHDRYDIPLMTALSNIARRAAKAISHDDKSMTILHSCLHDLRVTVDRRYFDALTVETFGTRIEKLIRAKYLQLNEILDDEKVDLSSTVIDEDVLLEDDVERSLRIRSVHLRDRISIDDFEEIKEISRGAFGRVLLAKKRATGDIFAIKVLKKADMIRKNAVERIHAERDILINVRNPFVVRFFYSFTCRENLYLVMEYVKGGDVFSLLKIISLDETVARVYIAEVVLALEYLHSEGVVHRDLKPDNILIAHDGHVKLTDFGLSEVGLIDSTSDLSGSKLPTLEHKSERRDRLGTPDYMAQEILLGTGHGATADWWSVGVILFEFIVGFPPFNADSPQQVFDNIINRRIPWPSDPEMSYEARDLIDRLLTKDPHQRLGARGAAEVKQHIFFKDINWDTLPKQKAPFVPETEDALDTSYFQSRYASDKRSSPTNENGKSCESGSSGCLRNDHNDGVDERCGPAELETNVSENNPFDNFSYKNLGQLACINYDLVSKGQKHGTATTLYPRQQNTFIFETLVERGL, encoded by the exons ATGGAGTTCAAGAAATTGAGGAGGCTCTTCTCTTCCTCGAAGAAGGTCGACAGCGCCAACAATTCTCCGAGCGAATCCGATAACAGGAAACGGAGATCCATTCGAATACTTGGCTTCGCGGCAGTTTTAATAGAGTTCGCGAAGAAGCATTGCAAACGAGCTTCTTCGCCTAATCAAGTTCACTCTTCAGTTCCCTCGCGATCTTACTTGTCGTTTTCCTGTTTTAACGGGAAGAAACAAAGAGCTGAAACGTCTACCCTGGTGGCTTCGTCCCTGGGCTTGAATCGGATCAAGACGAGGTCCCTCCGGGCGACGCTGGAAGCTTGCTTCAGCTTTAGGAATGATGAAGCAACTCCGGTGGTGGTACGGTCTGACTACTTGCCCGAGTTGAATACTCATCAGGACTCGG ATACATCCAACGTATCACCTTCCGACTCGGGCACACCTGAG AATCCAAAGGAGCTAGAACCCCCTCGTTATCAAGCCTTACTTAACATGACCAGTGCTCCAAGAAAGTGCTTCTCTGGTGACAATAAGAGCTTTTCTCATGAGTTGAACGCGGAAGGTGTAAGGCCTTTTCCACTAAAGAAGCCTCATAGGTCGAACAGCTGGGAG GAAGTATTGAATCATATCAAGGCCAAATTTAATGAAGCAAAGGAAGAAGTGAATGTCGACCTTAAATTTTTTTCTGAGGACTTGCTTGGAATTTCTACGGAAAATGCGAGAAATAATCATGAGTTGAAGGTTATAACTGGAGCCTTAATGATTTTGACACTGAAATGTACCATTGCTAGTTCAGGAGAGTTCTGGCTTCACTGTGAGAGGATAGTTCGAGAGTTAGATGATAAACGGCAGGAGCTTCCCCCTGGTGTTCCCAAGCAGCTTCATACTCGCTTGCTGTTTATTCTTACCAGATGTACTAGATTACTTCAGTTTCGCAAGGAAGGTTGGAGGCAGGAGGAAGATTTCGTACAGCTAAGTCAGTCAAGACTTCTCTCTTCTCCGTACAATGAAACTTCTTGGAATAGACTTCCATCTATAGGGTCGAAAGGTGTAAAAGAAGCTGCAGTATCAATTATCTGTCGTATATGCGAGGAGGATGTTCCCACCACCCACGTGGAAGATCACTCTAAAATATGTGAATTGGCTGATAGATATGATCACAAGGGTGTGAGTGTTGATGCGCGGCTGGAGAGAGTTGCTTTGACtcttattaatatcaaaaacttTAGGCTAAGTGGCCGCGTCCCAAGAGGGCCAGACGACATGCTAGACTGTTTCGGTCCCAAGTCTGATCAAGGCATGACTACTACTTCATCTGCCAGTAGCATGACTCCTAGATCCCCTAGACCCAATCCATTTGAATTGTTAGGAGGCAAGGTTACATTCCATGACCGGTATGATATTCCACTG ATGACTGCACTTTCTAACATTGCAAGACGAGCAGCAAAAGCCATATCACATGATGATAAATCCATGACGATCTTACATTCTTGTCTTCATGACTTGAGGGTTACCGTAGACCGCAGATATTTTGATGCGCTTACAGTAGAAACTTTCGGGACACGCATAGAAAAGTTGATACG TGCTAAGTATCTTCAGCTGAACGAGATTCTGGATGATGAAAAAGTTGACCTGTCAAGCACCGTAATTGATGAAGATGTTCTTTTGGAAGATGATGTTGAACGCAGTTTGAGGATCAGATCAGTACATCTGCGGGACCGTATATCCATTGATGATTTTGAGGAGATAAAAGAAATTAGTAGAGGAGCTTTTGGGAGAGTTCTTTTGGCTAAAAAGAGAGCAACAGGAGACATATTTGCAATTAAG GTTCTGAAGAAGGCAGATATGATCCGCAAGAATGCTGTTGAAAGAATACATGCTGAACGAGATATTTTGATCAACGTCCGCAATCCCTTTGTG GTTCGATTCTtctattcttttacttgtcgcGAAAACCTGTATCTTGTGATGGAGTACGTGAAAGGGGGTGATGTTTTTTCattgttaaaaattattagctTGGATGAAACTGTTGCCCGTGTATACATTGCCGAAGTT GTCCTAGCTTTGGAATATTTACACTCTGAGGGTGTTGTGCATCGTGATTTGAAACCTGACAATATATTGATTGCACATGATGGTCATGTTAAG TTGACAGATTTTGGGCTCTCCGAAGTTGGTCTCATCGACAGCACCAGTGATCTATCTGGTTCAAAATTGCCAACATTGGAGCATAAGTCTGAAAGGCGAGATAGGCTTGGCACTCCTGACTACATGGCGCAAGAAATTCTTCTGGGGACAGGACATG GTGCAACTGCGGATTGGTGGTCTGTTGGCGTCATTTTGTTTGAATTCATTGTGGGATTTCCGCCCTTCAATGCTGATAGTCCTCAG CAAGTATTTGATAATATTATCAACCGGAGAATACCATGGCCTAGTGATCCAGAGATGAGCTATGAAGCCCGTGATTTGATAGATCG GTTATTAACGAAAGATCCTCATCAGAGACTTGGAGCTAGAGGGGCGGCTGAG GTCAAGCAGCACATCTTCTTTAAAGACATAAACTGGGACACTCTACCAAAGCAGAAG gCTCCATTTGTGCCGGAAACAGAAGATGCTCTTGACACAAGTTACTTCCAAAGTCGCTACGCTTCGGATAAGCGATCTTCTCCAACCAATGAGAATGGAAAGTCTTGTGAAAGTGGCAGCAGTGGTTGCCTCAGAAATGATCACAACGATGGG GTTGATGAACGTTGCGGACCTGCAGAGTTGGAAACTAATGTTTCGGAAAATAACCCATTTGATAACTTCTCCTACAAG AACCTCGGTCAGCTGGCATGTATCAATTATGATTTGGTGTCCAAAGGTCAGAAACATGGAACAGCAACAACTTTGTATCCAAGACAACAAAATACATTTATCTTTGAGACTTTGGTAGAGAGAGGGTTGTGA